A genomic region of Janthinobacterium lividum contains the following coding sequences:
- a CDS encoding DUF1566 domain-containing protein, which yields MRASHNHQDAIDGERYAGIMPGHAGGAGYRLFLLPGEADALPWQAALDWAAARDACLPTRNELALLHANLRHVFPDAWYWSSEADAILPRMAWSHDFDNGTQYNFRKTYSGRACAVRRVALPPSAAAPVPLRQGERYAGLILGTDGAPDYHLLLQPEKCELEYQSWQAASDWAASLGHSLPDRREQTLLYATLKDAFRPNWYWSSELGDIEDEAWCKDFDTGVAYQNAREFDGYARCVRRVLV from the coding sequence ATGCGCGCCAGCCATAACCACCAGGACGCCATTGACGGCGAGCGCTACGCGGGCATCATGCCTGGCCACGCTGGCGGCGCCGGCTACAGGCTGTTCCTGCTGCCCGGCGAAGCCGATGCCCTGCCCTGGCAAGCCGCGCTCGACTGGGCCGCGGCACGCGATGCCTGCCTGCCGACGCGCAACGAATTGGCCCTGCTGCACGCCAACTTGCGCCATGTCTTCCCGGACGCCTGGTACTGGTCGTCGGAAGCGGACGCCATCCTGCCCCGCATGGCCTGGAGCCACGATTTCGATAACGGCACCCAGTACAACTTTCGCAAGACCTACTCGGGCCGCGCCTGCGCCGTGCGCCGGGTGGCGCTGCCGCCATCGGCCGCCGCGCCCGTCCCTTTGCGGCAGGGCGAACGCTATGCCGGGCTGATCCTCGGCACGGATGGCGCGCCCGATTACCATCTGCTGTTGCAGCCGGAAAAGTGCGAACTGGAGTACCAGTCATGGCAAGCCGCATCAGACTGGGCCGCCAGCCTGGGCCACAGCTTGCCGGATCGGCGCGAGCAGACCTTGCTGTATGCGACATTGAAAGATGCGTTCCGGCCAAACTGGTACTGGTCGAGCGAATTGGGCGACATCGAGGACGAAGCCTGGTGCAAGGACTTTGACACGGGCGTCGCCTATCAGAACGCGCGCGAGTTTGACGGCTATGCGCGCTGCGTGCGCCGGGTGCTTGTATAG
- a CDS encoding DUF1993 family protein: protein MSVYAITIPCFAQMLRSLTTLLNKSEERAQTLGFDPQNLLDARLAPDMHTLARQVEFTCTQAQEAVCRLTQQALPRLATPANMLQAKVLIDDTLAMLASADRAAIDAGAQQPVSITLAGGLTFDMAGQEYALNWATPQFYFHLVTAYNILRHNGVPLGKAEYVQHMFAYARQP, encoded by the coding sequence ATGTCGGTCTACGCCATTACCATCCCCTGCTTTGCACAGATGCTGCGCTCCCTGACGACGCTGTTAAATAAAAGCGAGGAACGCGCCCAGACGCTGGGTTTCGATCCCCAAAATCTGCTCGACGCGCGGCTGGCGCCCGATATGCACACTCTGGCGCGCCAGGTGGAATTCACGTGTACCCAGGCGCAGGAAGCCGTGTGCCGGCTGACACAGCAAGCGCTGCCCCGGCTCGCCACGCCCGCCAACATGTTGCAAGCCAAGGTGCTGATCGACGACACCCTGGCGATGCTCGCTTCGGCGGACCGTGCAGCCATCGACGCTGGCGCGCAGCAGCCAGTGTCGATCACCCTGGCCGGTGGACTGACCTTCGACATGGCGGGCCAGGAATACGCGCTCAACTGGGCCACGCCGCAGTTCTATTTTCACCTGGTGACGGCGTATAACATCCTGCGCCATAACGGCGTGCCGCTTGGCAAGGCCGAGTATGTACAACATATGTTTGCGTATGCGCGCCAGCCATAA
- a CDS encoding bifunctional helix-turn-helix transcriptional regulator/GNAT family N-acetyltransferase has product MSSTLQTYGSLMLASRLRRLSDQLYAGVDTSYLAAGVELTSRCFPLLLLLRDNGPTAITALAAQIGQTHPVVVQLGRKLLDAGVVAEMPDAKDERRRLLALSDAGQALLRNMAPLWDDVRAAVDVVFEQGAPQLMASLDRAEARLQSQGFGETIAACRRQRERAAVEIIDYAAQYGADFKRLNIEWLERYFYVEALDDKVLSDPQRSILDDGGQIFLARLDGKIVGTCALIRAGDGSIELSKMAVTPECQGLGIARRLIERAFDAFEASGAQRLFLESNSKLAPAIRLYESSGFTHVERPAGDAHYQRADVYMEWQGR; this is encoded by the coding sequence ATGTCTTCCACCCTGCAAACCTATGGCTCCCTGATGCTGGCCAGCCGCCTGCGCCGTCTTTCCGATCAACTGTATGCCGGCGTCGATACCAGCTATCTGGCGGCCGGTGTCGAGCTGACGTCGCGCTGTTTCCCTTTGTTATTGCTGCTGCGCGACAATGGCCCGACGGCGATCACGGCCCTGGCCGCGCAGATCGGGCAGACGCACCCTGTGGTGGTGCAGCTGGGGCGCAAGCTGCTTGATGCGGGCGTGGTGGCGGAGATGCCGGACGCCAAGGATGAACGGCGCCGCCTGCTGGCGCTGTCCGACGCCGGGCAAGCCTTGCTGCGCAACATGGCGCCCCTGTGGGACGATGTGCGCGCGGCCGTCGATGTGGTGTTCGAGCAGGGCGCGCCGCAGCTGATGGCCAGCCTGGACCGGGCCGAGGCGCGCCTGCAATCGCAGGGATTCGGCGAGACGATCGCCGCCTGCCGGCGCCAGCGCGAGCGGGCTGCCGTGGAGATCATCGATTACGCGGCGCAGTATGGAGCAGATTTCAAGCGCCTGAATATCGAATGGCTGGAACGCTATTTCTATGTCGAGGCGCTGGACGACAAGGTGCTGTCCGATCCGCAACGTTCGATCCTCGACGACGGCGGGCAGATTTTCCTGGCGCGTTTGGACGGCAAGATCGTCGGCACTTGCGCCCTCATCCGCGCCGGCGATGGCAGTATCGAGCTGTCGAAGATGGCCGTCACGCCTGAATGCCAGGGCCTGGGCATCGCGCGCCGGCTGATCGAACGGGCTTTCGACGCCTTCGAGGCCAGCGGCGCGCAACGGCTGTTCCTGGAGTCGAACAGCAAGCTGGCGCCCGCCATCCGCCTGTATGAAAGCAGCGGCTTTACCCACGTGGAGCGGCCCGCCGGCGACGCCCATTACCAGCGTGCCGACGTCTACATGGAGTGGCAGGGCAGGTAG
- a CDS encoding TetR/AcrR family transcriptional regulator, whose product MPSFPMPFPQLIVPPEPTQARSKLAFERLLLVGEQLLAENRFDEIGVADLAKLAETSVGTFYRLLGDKDTLSRLLLQRFFSDMVEKVETLTELRQWEGRSLEEFIRAMVAMFVAVNMGRRGVLRALITRCSQDAQFRDKVHQINHLISQRTVAVLASKSSSIRHPNPTQAMMVVPPVLLGILNQHVLSGSLSFLSAAALEDELVRVALNYLT is encoded by the coding sequence ATGCCTTCCTTCCCGATGCCCTTCCCGCAGTTGATCGTTCCACCCGAGCCCACCCAGGCGCGCAGCAAGCTGGCCTTCGAGCGCCTGCTGCTGGTGGGTGAGCAGTTGTTGGCGGAAAACCGTTTCGATGAAATCGGCGTGGCTGACCTGGCCAAGCTGGCGGAAACCTCGGTGGGCACGTTTTACCGTTTATTGGGCGACAAGGACACCCTGAGCCGCTTGCTGCTGCAGCGCTTTTTTTCCGACATGGTGGAAAAGGTCGAAACCCTGACGGAGCTGCGCCAGTGGGAAGGGCGCAGCCTGGAAGAGTTCATCCGCGCCATGGTGGCCATGTTCGTGGCCGTCAACATGGGCCGGCGCGGCGTGTTGCGGGCCTTGATCACCCGTTGCTCGCAGGATGCGCAATTCCGCGACAAGGTGCACCAGATCAACCATCTGATTTCGCAGCGCACGGTCGCCGTGCTGGCCAGCAAGTCGTCCAGCATCCGCCACCCGAATCCCACGCAGGCGATGATGGTGGTGCCGCCCGTGCTGCTGGGCATCCTGAACCAGCACGTGTTGTCGGGCTCGCTATCCTTTTTATCGGCCGCCGCGCTGGAAGATGAGCTGGTGCGTGTTGCTTTAAATTACCTGACTTGA
- a CDS encoding alpha/beta fold hydrolase codes for MRRHTTSDVPLHYLDLGPGTETGQGDPVFLLHGLGSCAEDWRPQIDALSLSHRLIVPDLRGHGASPAPNGDWQIGDFANDLFNLMDQLDVPRAHIVGFSLGGMVGLEMANRAPGRVASLCLINSQPFQGSKPASLLFAYWLRRTVIATFGLKAMGKIIGKKLFPDPAQQALVERFATQMAGMDKRAYLAALDAIFHWDIDIHFQALAMPVFIMAADQDYTPVASKRAFAAQFQQCEIEIIANSRHATPLDQAQRVNTLLQSFLTLHSK; via the coding sequence ATGCGGCGTCACACGACATCCGATGTTCCATTGCATTACCTCGACCTCGGTCCCGGCACAGAGACAGGGCAGGGCGATCCCGTGTTTTTGTTGCACGGCCTCGGTTCCTGCGCCGAAGACTGGCGCCCGCAAATCGACGCCCTCAGTCTTTCGCATCGCCTCATCGTGCCAGACCTGCGTGGCCATGGCGCCAGTCCCGCGCCAAACGGCGACTGGCAGATCGGCGACTTCGCCAACGATCTCTTCAACCTGATGGACCAATTAGACGTGCCGCGCGCGCACATCGTCGGCTTTTCCCTGGGCGGCATGGTGGGCCTGGAAATGGCCAACCGCGCCCCCGGCCGCGTGGCCAGCTTGTGCCTGATCAATTCCCAGCCGTTCCAGGGCAGCAAGCCGGCTTCACTGCTGTTTGCCTACTGGCTGCGGCGCACGGTGATCGCCACCTTCGGCCTGAAAGCCATGGGCAAGATCATCGGCAAGAAACTGTTTCCCGATCCTGCCCAGCAAGCCCTCGTCGAGCGCTTTGCCACGCAGATGGCGGGTATGGACAAGCGCGCCTATCTGGCCGCGCTGGACGCCATTTTCCACTGGGATATCGACATTCATTTCCAGGCCCTGGCCATGCCCGTCTTCATCATGGCGGCGGACCAGGATTACACGCCCGTCGCCAGCAAGCGGGCCTTTGCCGCACAGTTTCAGCAGTGCGAGATCGAGATCATCGCGAACTCGCGCCACGCCACGCCCCTGGACCAGGCGCAGCGTGTGAATACCTTGTTGCAGTCCTTCCTTACTCTACATTCAAAATAA
- a CDS encoding TonB-dependent receptor, whose protein sequence is MKLALKLMPAALAVAGAFSFSTQVLAQEAATSGAASAQSASEASDAKERMETVTVSARRREERLQDVPLAVTAFSAKALERANIQNLADLQERVPNLTVYASRGTNTTLTAFIRGVGQADPVWGVDPGVGIYFDDVYMARPQGALLDVFDVQRIEVLRGPQGTLYGKNTIGGAIKYISRPLAKENGASAEVGIGNYNQRNFKAAFNLANENGTWRARLAAAKLDRDGFGRNTFNGEQVSDQDSTAARLSVGYFPQDIPLTVVLSLDATDDKSGVRGFQRMGVSAFDPLKRPASTDAYDIQSGMPGNNFTHNRGGSLVANYTLSNDWSVKVIGAKRRSTSEQTIDFDGLPLPIADVFGDSRDEQKSLELQASYSGDYGAGVIGLYRFEGTAGGGIYNNFLGRQFTAAVSTVETDSTALYTDWTWPLGKVWSINAGLRHTREEKRAIVLNRAFADVGFTRPIQTAADFDKSLSVSNTSPKLSVRYEASKTTNFYSNLSRGFKSGGYNVRANNLVVPDSARPYKDEKLDALEVGMKYAAPDDTFDANVALFYNRYKDIQLSVFTSYVQPGGVPGFYGDFTNAGKATVKGAEFEFSWRPNRQWEVNGFLALLSAGYDEFMSGGKNIADTQKFSNTPARQVGLNLTRTDRDVFGGALRSMVGYGYRSKVYPTTDLSETLAQGGYSIWTAGVVWEAPKNWTFSLHGSNLGNKRYRTDGYNIPAVFILDGFYGPPRQIIAKAGYKF, encoded by the coding sequence ATGAAACTTGCTTTGAAATTGATGCCCGCCGCCCTTGCCGTTGCCGGTGCCTTCAGCTTTTCCACCCAGGTCCTGGCACAGGAGGCCGCCACGTCTGGCGCCGCCAGCGCCCAAAGCGCCAGCGAGGCCAGCGATGCGAAAGAACGCATGGAAACCGTCACCGTTTCCGCCCGCCGCCGCGAAGAGCGGCTGCAGGACGTGCCGCTGGCCGTCACGGCGTTTTCCGCCAAGGCCCTGGAACGGGCGAATATCCAGAACCTGGCCGACTTGCAGGAGCGCGTGCCGAACCTGACCGTGTATGCCTCGCGCGGCACGAACACTACCCTGACAGCCTTCATTCGCGGCGTGGGCCAGGCCGACCCGGTCTGGGGCGTGGACCCGGGCGTGGGCATATATTTTGACGATGTCTACATGGCCCGTCCGCAAGGCGCCCTGCTCGACGTGTTCGACGTGCAGCGCATCGAAGTGCTGCGCGGCCCGCAAGGCACCCTGTACGGCAAGAACACCATCGGCGGCGCCATCAAGTATATTTCGCGTCCTCTGGCGAAGGAAAACGGCGCCTCGGCGGAAGTGGGCATCGGCAACTACAACCAGCGCAACTTCAAGGCCGCCTTTAACCTGGCCAACGAGAACGGTACCTGGCGCGCGCGCCTGGCAGCTGCCAAGCTGGACCGCGACGGTTTCGGCCGCAACACCTTCAATGGCGAACAGGTCAGCGACCAGGACAGCACGGCCGCGCGCCTGTCCGTCGGCTATTTTCCGCAGGACATCCCGCTCACCGTCGTGCTGAGCCTGGACGCCACGGACGACAAATCGGGCGTGCGCGGTTTCCAGCGCATGGGCGTGAGCGCCTTCGATCCGCTCAAGCGGCCGGCCAGCACGGATGCCTATGACATCCAGAGCGGCATGCCTGGCAACAACTTCACGCACAACCGGGGCGGTTCGCTGGTGGCCAATTACACCTTGTCGAATGACTGGTCCGTCAAAGTGATCGGCGCCAAGCGGCGCAGCACGTCCGAGCAAACCATCGACTTCGACGGCTTGCCGCTGCCCATCGCCGACGTGTTCGGCGACTCGCGTGACGAACAGAAGAGCCTGGAATTGCAGGCCTCGTACAGCGGCGATTACGGCGCCGGCGTGATCGGCCTGTACCGCTTCGAAGGCACGGCCGGCGGCGGCATCTACAACAATTTCCTGGGGCGCCAGTTCACGGCCGCCGTCAGCACGGTGGAGACGGACAGCACGGCGCTGTACACGGACTGGACCTGGCCGCTGGGCAAGGTGTGGAGCATCAATGCGGGCTTGCGCCACACGCGCGAGGAAAAGCGCGCCATCGTGCTCAACCGCGCCTTTGCCGACGTGGGCTTTACGCGGCCTATCCAGACGGCGGCCGACTTCGACAAGTCCTTGTCGGTCAGCAATACCTCGCCGAAACTGTCCGTGCGCTACGAAGCGTCGAAGACGACGAATTTCTACAGCAACCTGTCGCGCGGTTTCAAGTCGGGTGGCTACAACGTGCGCGCCAACAACCTGGTGGTGCCAGATTCGGCGCGGCCGTACAAGGATGAAAAACTTGATGCGCTGGAAGTGGGCATGAAGTACGCGGCGCCGGACGACACGTTTGATGCCAACGTGGCCCTGTTCTACAACCGCTACAAGGATATCCAGTTGTCCGTGTTCACCAGCTATGTGCAGCCGGGCGGCGTGCCGGGCTTCTATGGCGACTTCACGAATGCGGGCAAGGCCACCGTCAAAGGCGCCGAGTTCGAATTCTCGTGGCGTCCCAACCGCCAGTGGGAAGTCAACGGCTTCCTCGCCCTGCTGAGCGCCGGCTATGACGAGTTCATGAGCGGCGGCAAGAATATCGCGGATACGCAAAAGTTCAGCAATACGCCGGCCCGGCAAGTGGGCTTGAACCTGACGCGCACGGACCGCGACGTGTTCGGCGGCGCGCTGCGCAGCATGGTCGGCTACGGCTACCGCAGCAAGGTGTATCCGACCACGGACTTGAGCGAAACCCTGGCGCAGGGCGGCTACAGCATCTGGACGGCTGGCGTCGTGTGGGAAGCGCCGAAGAACTGGACCTTCAGCTTGCATGGCAGCAACCTGGGTAATAAACGCTACCGTACGGATGGCTACAACATTCCCGCCGTGTTCATCCTCGACGGTTTCTATGGTCCGCCACGCCAGATCATCGCCAAGGCTGGCTACAAATTTTAA
- a CDS encoding alpha/beta hydrolase family esterase — translation MAHLNQQLRHLLSALITACGLLAALPAAAGQWDFGLYASLWGTREYQVWLPSNYNANTPLPVVLMLHGCGSEPNSMAAVSRYNQLADSENFIVVYPRQNATANPMRCWNFMLPLNQERGTGEPAVLMGILNKVKNKYAVQDSRVYVTGISAGGAMASIMAACYSDVFAAVMVHSGGMYKGATGMITAADSLFNGSSFDPKVRGKDAWRCSGSPRRLMPTMVFHGTSDIVVNPVNGEQTIEQFLQTSDYGDDGLDNDSVRYRADSIVRQTVPYGRSYSIDTYLHNGAVIAQKYTVEGMNHAWSGGPPGWPFSDELGPDATVISWNFFKNYQR, via the coding sequence ATGGCACATCTGAATCAACAACTGCGTCATTTATTATCTGCACTGATCACCGCCTGCGGCTTGCTGGCCGCGCTGCCGGCTGCTGCCGGGCAGTGGGATTTCGGCCTGTACGCGAGCCTGTGGGGTACGCGTGAATACCAGGTCTGGCTACCGAGCAACTACAACGCCAACACGCCGCTGCCCGTCGTGTTGATGCTGCACGGCTGCGGTTCCGAGCCCAACAGCATGGCCGCCGTCAGCCGCTACAACCAGCTGGCCGACAGCGAAAACTTTATTGTTGTCTATCCGCGCCAGAACGCCACGGCCAACCCCATGCGCTGCTGGAATTTCATGTTGCCGCTGAACCAGGAGCGGGGCACGGGCGAACCGGCCGTGCTGATGGGCATCTTGAACAAGGTCAAGAATAAATATGCGGTGCAGGACAGCCGCGTGTATGTGACGGGCATCTCGGCCGGCGGCGCCATGGCTTCCATCATGGCCGCCTGTTATTCCGATGTGTTCGCCGCCGTGATGGTGCATTCGGGCGGCATGTACAAGGGCGCCACCGGCATGATCACGGCCGCCGATTCGCTGTTCAACGGCAGTTCGTTCGACCCGAAAGTACGGGGCAAGGATGCCTGGCGCTGCTCCGGTTCGCCGCGCCGCCTGATGCCGACAATGGTGTTCCATGGCACCTCGGACATCGTCGTCAATCCCGTCAACGGCGAGCAAACCATCGAACAATTCCTGCAGACCAGCGATTATGGCGACGATGGCCTCGACAATGACAGCGTGCGCTACCGTGCCGACAGCATCGTGCGCCAGACGGTGCCGTACGGCCGCAGCTATTCCATCGACACGTATCTGCACAACGGCGCCGTCATTGCGCAAAAGTACACGGTGGAAGGCATGAACCACGCGTGGAGCGGCGGTCCTCCCGGCTGGCCGTTCAGCGATGAGCTGGGTCCGGACGCCACCGTGATCAGCTGGAATTTCTTCAAGAATTACCAGCGCTGA